A segment of the bacterium genome:
CTCGTGAAGGCCGATGGTGGTGGGAAAAAAATGCACCGAAAGAGTGTGGTATGCATTGCAGCATTGAGACAGGGGGATTCGAACATGAGCTCGAGTCTTTGCTAAAGGAGAACGCTGATGATTGAAATCAGTGCTGAAAACAAAGAGATTTTGATTCGCGAGATCGGGAATTTGATGATCCCGCTCTCAACAGACTCGCCAACCTATCATCGAACGGCTCGACTCCTCTCCTCACTGGAAGCAGGGACTGTATCGGACGACCTCATCCCCGTTTTAGAACAAGTGCTGGAACTCGTTTTGTCTTCGCGAAGGATTCGCGATGCCTATGGACCACAGGAAGAGCAGCGAATGACAGGACTGTATGTCCTTACCCCGGCCGGCTCGACATTGCAAGAGAATTTACGACACGTCAATGACTCGCTGAACGCGTTGAAAAATCACAGATTGGTGAGCCTCTCTTTTTCGAGCCCAGTTCCGGGCGTTTATAGAATGGAGCTTGCCACAGATCAATGCCGGCTAACTTTCAGTATTGATTGGCATTCTGTCTCTATCAATAAACTTTCTGTTGAGCTATGAGTGGAGCACAGGGAAAAGTATATCTTGTCGGCGCCGGACCGGGCGATCCGGATTTATTAACGATCAAAGCATACCAATTGCTCAAGCGTTGCGATGTTGTAATTTATGACGCGCTTATTAATGTTGAGGTATTGCGCTGTGTTCCTTCCGATGCGGAAAAAATTTTCATTGGCGAAACGCATGACAGAAAGCGACTTTCACAAACGGAAATCGGATGCTTGATGATCGATCGCGCCCGCCGTGGAAAAACTGTCGTTCGTTTAAAAGGAGGCGATCCCTTCATCTTCGGTCGCGGGGGAGAAGAAGTATCGTGCTTGTCTGAGGCGGAAGTAGAATGGCAGGTGGTTCCGGGCATCTCAGCCGGACATGCCGTCCCCGCTTATGCCGGGATCCCGCTGACTCACCGCGATTATGCTTCGAGTGTCGCTTTTGTTACGGGTCATGAATGCGAAAGCAGACATGCGCCTGTGGCCTG
Coding sequences within it:
- the cobA gene encoding uroporphyrinogen-III C-methyltransferase, producing MSGAQGKVYLVGAGPGDPDLLTIKAYQLLKRCDVVIYDALINVEVLRCVPSDAEKIFIGETHDRKRLSQTEIGCLMIDRARRGKTVVRLKGGDPFIFGRGGEEVSCLSEAEVEWQVVPGISAGHAVPAYAGIPLTHRDYASSVAFVTGHECESRHAPVAWQKIATAVDTIVIFMGTENLQRIVAKLLQAGRSPATPIAIIESGTLPSQSARFATLDSVHKILSELPVSKPALIVIGEVVSFSRSLREIAFIESNV